From Bacteroidales bacterium, the proteins below share one genomic window:
- a CDS encoding DUF6150 family protein yields the protein MKKISKLFLLITSIIFLTQYVNAQQVFSCDSKYDADVKVFVADSKYDADLCVYKCSSKYDADGNEGLWFFADSKYDAKKKIYFTDSKYDADLIIYFVNSKYDAGWRTNSKKQLMY from the coding sequence ATGAAAAAAATATCAAAATTATTTTTGCTCATTACAAGCATTATTTTTTTAACACAATATGTCAACGCACAACAAGTATTTTCTTGCGACAGTAAATATGATGCAGATGTTAAAGTATTTGTGGCAGACAGTAAATACGATGCGGACCTGTGTGTTTACAAATGCTCCAGCAAGTATGATGCCGACGGCAATGAGGGGCTTTGGTTTTTTGCCGACAGCAAGTACGATGCAAAAAAGAAAATTTATTTTACCGACAGCAAATATGACGCTGATTTAATTATTTATTTTGTTAACAGCAAGTACGACGCAGGTTGGAGGACTAATTCGAAGAAACAGCTGATGTACTAA